The Chryseobacterium shigense genome segment CCTGTGGTTCCTGTGGCGCCGCCGTTAATAAATGTCTGGTTATTGATCCCGAAATGAGCTAAAATCATATATCTTTTAGAGATCTGCGCATATACTAAAGCACGCAATCTTCTGTTTCCCAGGCTCCAGGAGTTATCGGTAGGTTCATTGGCGACCATACTTCCCGGGTTCATCTGGGTGTTTCTGAGCCAGAACTGATCCCATAAAATAAATCTGATATACTTATCTCCTTCCTGGTTGAGGTTTAATTTTAATCCGCCTCCGTAATCAGGAGAACCCTGTGAATATAAAGAACTGCTTATTAAGGCTAATCCAATAAATGAAAGTAATTTCTTCATAAATTATCAATTTTTGGCGTTGTTTTTTGTGAAAGCCAAATTGTAATTAATAATTTATTTATAAAAATTTAATATATATTAATGGTAAGTATATAGTTATTTTATATATTGCTAATTTTTAGTTGATAGTTGTGGGGTTCGTGTTCCGGTTTTTTAGTTTTAGAGTCTGAGGGTTTGGGAGTGACTGAGTTGAATTCATTATTCACTTGCGAAGCAAAATCCCCATTGACCTTAATCTTAATCCTACTTTTTAAATCTCTCCCATTTAATCAGCATATACTTGTCCGCGAACTGGGTGATGATAAGTCCTGAATTTTTAATATTGTTTTCCTGAGACATATACTCAATCAATTCATTTTGTTTTAAAATCTTATAAACAGGGTGGAATTCAGAGTGGGGCGGTCTTGTAATATTGTATTTTTTGATCCAGGAACTGATTGTTACGTGCGAAACTCCGATAATACGTTCTATTTCCCGGAAGCTTAAACCTTCAAGATAGAGTTGCAGGGCTTTGGTTACATAGTAATCATCAATCTGTTTGCCCATTTTTTTTACAGTAAAATAATACCTGCAGTCTTTGCAGAGAAAACGTTGTTTTCCGTTAATAATTCCACTTTTTACAATGGTATTGCTACTGCATTTCGGGCATTTATTTTCCATAGCTATATGTTTTTAGCAAATATATAATAATTTAGCAAAATTATATTTTTCAATAAAGATAAAATTACCTGTATTTTTTATTTAAACAAAAAAAATATCTTTTTAATTTGGTTTTTAAAGTTATTATGCTTTAAATTTGCCAAAAAATTCAGATAAATAAATGGAAATAGAAATTTCCTCAGACAAACATTTATTGCATGTGAATGAAATACAGCAGGAAATGTATGATTCTGCACAGCGCAGAGGAACGGGAATCGCCAAACGTTCCATTGAATATTTAACGAAAAAGATTTCAGAAGGTAATGCTGTGGTTGCCACTGAAAATGGAGATTGGGTA includes the following:
- a CDS encoding terminase gpP N-terminus-related DNA-binding protein, which produces MENKCPKCSSNTIVKSGIINGKQRFLCKDCRYYFTVKKMGKQIDDYYVTKALQLYLEGLSFREIERIIGVSHVTISSWIKKYNITRPPHSEFHPVYKILKQNELIEYMSQENNIKNSGLIITQFADKYMLIKWERFKK